A window of Punica granatum isolate Tunisia-2019 chromosome 8, ASM765513v2, whole genome shotgun sequence genomic DNA:
CATGATATTCTATGTCGGGTAGATGTAGGAATGTGGGCCTGCCATAGGCCTTTTCCATGATGGGGACAGGGACAGCGATTTCAAGAGATCATAATCCTCTGCTGTTTATTTCTCCGCCATCTATGTTCCGACGTTACGCCGAGTCGATCAATCCTCTTGCTCGAAAAGACGGCCTTCATGATCAACAACCTTTCCTAATCCAAAACTCTTTTCGCTTGAATTTCCTTCCCCTTGGATAACTCGGATACATTCTTGGATACATTAATACCTTCCGTAAAAATAAAGCCTAGATACAGGACGTTTCCCTAAATCGTCCACGACTCATGAAGAGTGACACTAAGGAGCCAATGCATGAAACGGAATGTTCAAGAATTTTATCGGAAGGTCCAACGGATTGCTCGAACTCTACCACTAACCACAGGAGATAGTTTCGATCTCGACGATGCTTTTAGGTGAAGCTATTCAAGAAAGCATTGTACTTAATAGAACCCCACCCTATCCAAGGGAGCTCCATGGGCAAAGTTGGTAACTGAGGCCCAATGGACCACATTCAGTATCTGATGTAGCGCTCTCAAGCCATCTTAAAGAGACATTGAACAGATCACATGAACAATTGATCTCTTCTGGGAAATATAGTAATTGATTCTTCAAACGACACCTAACAACATCAGTACGTAATATACTCGAATAACTCTGTAATTGAGTTCTCAAGTAATCTCAAGGCGCCTGCAAAGGACATATAGAGCTTACATGCATCATAAAGCTGTGCTTGATGTATCTAATTAGCAGTAAGACTAATTAAAGTTTCAACTAGATAGTTTGAGAATAGAACTGTCAGCTTCTAAACAGCAGCAGCGGGGTAGGGCTCAAGATCCGGCCACCGGATAAACAGAAAAGAGCTCAGATCAGTGGCCATGGTCGGCCCCCGAGTTACGTGCTAAGCCCCCGCTACCGCCTCCCATCTGGTGGACCATCGCATTGATCTCGCAGTGATTCTTCATCTTGAGCTGAAGTAAACATGAAACAAGCCAAGAGAAATCACTTAGGATAACAATAAAGTGTAATGATAGCAAAGGAAAAACCGCACAGAAGACCTTAGTATGCCTCAGCAAATTGTTATGGAAATTGTAGTTTGTGCTCTACAAGTTAGAGCTTGCAGTTTCAAAACTAAAAGAAGCTTTATTCTTTGCCATCTTCTTTTCCCGGCTGATGGTTTTAAAGGCTTTCTATACCATACATGGTGCAGTTTCTTCAGCAAGCAATATGTAAGGTAGATAGACAAAACAGCTTACTTGGTTGGGGGTTTGATACCCTTTAATCCGGTTCCCTTTGTAGAGGAATTGAATAGTCTGGATATCCAGTTCCCTCTCTCTACAGTAAGATTTGAAAAGCTTATCTAGCTTCTTGTCACGACGTATGGTGAA
This region includes:
- the LOC116188968 gene encoding small ubiquitin-related modifier 1-like, translating into MLAQEISDSQDTQQDKVEIAVLSQDQRVVTFTIRRDKKLDKLFKSYCRERELDIQTIQFLYKGNRIKGYQTPNQLKMKNHCEINAMVHQMGGGSGGLARNSGADHGH